Proteins encoded in a region of the Halioglobus maricola genome:
- a CDS encoding SDR family NAD(P)-dependent oxidoreductase yields MDVAGKIALVTGGASGMGQIIARRLAAGGAKVAIFDVNQAGLDATAAESDNITAFHCDISSLEDVEAKVGQVAAALGPIDLLVHAAALMPAHLLAEHEHSDMERLFKINYLGTTYMVRAVLPSMTERGSGRILVFGSIAGIALVPKMGAYCATKAAVNAYTEVLQNEIRHTGVRAHLICPPAVNTPLVDQTISTDTPGSIIESKEKGRLADPNKIVDAIFKGVAKDKDIIYPSEAKFLYLWRALAPKLWWKTVMNFEK; encoded by the coding sequence ATGGATGTAGCAGGAAAAATCGCACTGGTGACAGGCGGGGCCAGCGGCATGGGTCAGATCATCGCACGCCGGCTGGCTGCTGGTGGCGCCAAAGTCGCTATCTTCGACGTCAATCAGGCCGGACTTGACGCCACCGCGGCCGAGTCGGACAACATCACCGCATTTCACTGCGATATTTCCAGCCTCGAAGATGTAGAAGCAAAAGTTGGCCAGGTCGCGGCCGCGCTGGGCCCCATCGACCTGCTGGTACATGCCGCTGCGCTGATGCCCGCTCACCTGCTGGCAGAACACGAGCACAGCGACATGGAGCGCCTGTTCAAGATCAACTACCTCGGCACTACCTATATGGTACGCGCCGTACTACCATCCATGACCGAGCGCGGCAGCGGCCGTATTCTCGTGTTCGGTTCCATCGCGGGCATCGCCCTGGTGCCGAAGATGGGCGCCTACTGCGCCACCAAAGCCGCCGTTAATGCCTACACCGAAGTGTTGCAGAACGAGATTCGCCACACTGGCGTGCGGGCCCACCTGATCTGCCCGCCCGCTGTGAATACACCGCTGGTAGACCAGACCATCAGCACCGACACTCCAGGCAGCATTATCGAATCAAAGGAGAAAGGCCGGTTGGCGGATCCGAACAAGATCGTCGATGCCATTTTCAAGGGCGTAGCCAAGGACAAGGACATCATCTACCCCAGCGAGGCCAAGTTTCTCTACCTGTGGCGTGCTCTCGCCCCGAAGCTGTGGTGGAAGACGGTCATGAACTTCGAGAAGTAG
- a CDS encoding Lrp/AsnC family transcriptional regulator — protein sequence MQSNGRISNLELAELVNLSPTPCSRRVKRLEESGLIERHVSLLNQSMLGLKLTAYIGISMDRHTPDRFEAFEQEVASYPEVMACSVVTGQSSDYLLKAVVPDMEYYEKFLLGKLTRIPGVTGVHSSFELRRVVLRTELPLQHINEHTEFKS from the coding sequence ATGCAAAGCAACGGCCGCATCAGCAACCTGGAGCTCGCAGAGTTGGTCAATCTTTCCCCCACTCCCTGCTCGCGACGGGTCAAACGGCTGGAAGAATCGGGCTTGATTGAGCGCCATGTAAGCCTTCTCAACCAGTCCATGCTGGGGCTCAAACTCACTGCCTATATCGGTATCAGCATGGACCGGCACACCCCGGACCGCTTCGAAGCCTTCGAACAAGAGGTGGCAAGCTATCCCGAGGTGATGGCCTGTTCGGTCGTCACCGGACAGTCCTCGGACTACCTGCTCAAGGCGGTTGTACCAGACATGGAGTACTACGAGAAATTCCTCCTCGGCAAACTGACCCGTATCCCGGGTGTCACCGGTGTACATTCAAGCTTCGAGCTGCGTCGGGTCGTGCTGCGCACTGAGCTCCCGCTGCAACACATCAACGAGCACACAGAGTTCAAGAGTTAA
- the leuA gene encoding 2-isopropylmalate synthase has product MSSFDHSKYKPFQAIAKPDRRWPDQRIEAAPLWCSVDLRDGNQALIEPMTARQKSRLWDQLVKVGFKEIEVGFPSASSHDFNFVRELIENDRIPEDVTIQVLVQARQELIEKTFEALKGARRAVVHVYNSTSTVQREQVFGLDRQGIIDIAVNGAELVQACADKYPETEWVFEYSPESFTGTEIDFALEVVNAVTAVWQPTPEKPVIINLPATVEMSTPNVYADQIEWFCDNVARRDSLLISLHTHNDRGCGVAAAELGVMAGADRVEGTLMGNGERTGNMDVVTMAMNLYSQGVDPKLNLANMDEIIQTVKECTQLPVHPRHPWAGELVFTAFSGSHQDAIKKCLAQQEGRDHWDVAYLPIDPADIGRSYQEVIRINSQSGKGGIAYVLQRDYGYEIPRWLSVDFSGSVQAHAEESEAEVGPEAIFDLFQKTYLNGEGRWQLGNYTVSREDHVDKLQAELSREGVQQQITGTGNGVVASFVNAMEAFTGKQIVLVEYSEHALSQSADAEAVCYIQLNIEGDRYCGVGRSHDIVQASLDGILRAINKSADRDAEAAA; this is encoded by the coding sequence ATGAGCAGTTTCGACCACAGCAAGTACAAGCCTTTTCAAGCGATTGCCAAGCCCGACCGCCGCTGGCCTGACCAGCGTATTGAAGCTGCCCCACTGTGGTGCAGTGTCGATCTGCGCGATGGCAACCAGGCTTTGATCGAACCCATGACAGCGCGCCAGAAGTCGCGTTTGTGGGACCAGCTGGTAAAGGTGGGGTTCAAGGAAATCGAGGTGGGATTCCCCTCCGCGTCCAGTCATGACTTCAACTTTGTGCGCGAGCTGATCGAAAACGACCGTATTCCCGAGGATGTCACCATCCAGGTGCTGGTGCAGGCTCGACAGGAGCTGATCGAAAAGACGTTTGAGGCCCTCAAAGGTGCCCGCCGCGCCGTGGTCCATGTCTACAACTCCACTTCCACAGTGCAGCGCGAGCAGGTCTTCGGGCTGGATCGCCAGGGAATTATTGATATAGCGGTCAACGGGGCGGAATTGGTCCAGGCCTGCGCCGATAAATACCCTGAAACTGAGTGGGTCTTTGAGTACTCTCCGGAGAGCTTTACTGGTACTGAGATCGACTTCGCCCTGGAGGTTGTCAATGCCGTAACCGCGGTGTGGCAGCCCACGCCGGAGAAGCCGGTCATTATCAACTTGCCTGCCACCGTGGAGATGAGCACACCGAACGTCTACGCCGATCAGATTGAGTGGTTTTGTGACAATGTCGCCCGCCGCGATAGCCTGCTGATTTCTCTGCACACCCACAATGACCGGGGCTGTGGTGTCGCGGCTGCCGAGCTCGGTGTGATGGCCGGGGCGGACCGGGTCGAAGGCACCCTGATGGGCAATGGTGAGCGCACCGGTAATATGGATGTGGTCACGATGGCTATGAACCTGTACAGCCAGGGCGTCGATCCAAAACTGAATCTCGCCAATATGGACGAGATCATCCAGACCGTGAAGGAGTGCACCCAGTTGCCGGTGCACCCTCGTCACCCCTGGGCGGGAGAACTGGTGTTCACTGCGTTCTCCGGCAGTCACCAGGACGCGATCAAGAAATGCCTGGCGCAGCAAGAAGGCCGCGATCATTGGGACGTGGCCTACCTGCCGATCGACCCGGCGGACATCGGGCGCTCTTATCAGGAAGTGATCCGTATCAACAGCCAATCCGGCAAGGGCGGCATCGCCTATGTATTGCAGCGTGACTACGGTTATGAAATACCCCGCTGGCTGTCGGTGGACTTCTCCGGTTCAGTGCAGGCGCATGCCGAAGAGTCGGAGGCGGAAGTCGGCCCTGAAGCGATTTTCGATTTGTTCCAGAAAACTTATCTGAACGGCGAGGGCCGCTGGCAATTGGGCAACTACACAGTGAGTCGTGAGGACCATGTCGACAAGTTGCAGGCTGAACTGAGCCGGGAAGGGGTGCAGCAGCAGATCACCGGTACAGGGAACGGCGTTGTCGCGTCATTCGTTAATGCGATGGAGGCATTCACCGGCAAACAGATTGTGCTGGTCGAATATTCCGAGCATGCGCTCAGCCAGAGTGCAGATGCGGAAGCGGTGTGCTACATCCAGCTGAATATTGAAGGCGATCGCTACTGCGGCGTTGGTCGTAGCCACGACATTGTGCAGGCTTCATTGGACGGCATTCTGCGCGCGATCAACAAATCTGCTGACCGTGACGCGGAAGCTGCAGCCTGA
- a CDS encoding alanine/glycine:cation symporter family protein gives MLETLNTWSANFANAVWGTPTVILLLGGGLFFAIYSGFRPYRHFGHAFGIMLGKHETPDGPGELSHRQALAAALAATMGLGNISGVALAIVAGGPGAVFWMWMSALVGIATKFFTCTLGVMYRGEDSLGNLQGGPQYVIREAMPRAFFPLAILFSVMGLIGTLPMFQANQLTALIRQNVEIGGDPLTVNLAIGCVMAVIVGIVVFGGLQRVARVAVALLPLMVVIYLSMTGFMILTNIEEVPGILGMIVTEAFNPQAVGGGFLGVVLIGVSRGVFSNEAGLGTEVMAHGAARTNEPVREGLVAMLGPVADTLIVCTCTAIVILLAGNWQNPGELSGVTLTANAFASQLGSFGMIALTIVTLILSSTTMFACWYYGAKCFGFLAGAHIQHHYRWFFLATIVFGATVNIDVVFNLISGSYAIMAIPTMVSTIYLAPKVKAAAIDYFHRHPY, from the coding sequence GTGCTAGAAACACTCAATACCTGGTCCGCCAATTTCGCCAATGCAGTGTGGGGCACTCCCACGGTCATTCTGCTGCTCGGCGGCGGTCTGTTCTTTGCCATCTACTCGGGCTTCAGACCCTACCGGCATTTTGGCCACGCCTTCGGCATCATGCTGGGCAAGCACGAAACCCCGGACGGTCCGGGCGAACTGAGCCACCGCCAGGCGCTTGCCGCAGCGCTGGCCGCGACCATGGGCCTGGGGAATATCTCCGGAGTCGCGCTGGCGATTGTCGCCGGCGGCCCCGGCGCGGTGTTCTGGATGTGGATGTCGGCGCTTGTGGGCATTGCCACAAAGTTTTTTACCTGCACCCTGGGAGTGATGTATCGAGGCGAGGACAGCCTGGGCAATCTGCAGGGTGGCCCCCAATACGTGATTCGCGAAGCCATGCCGCGGGCGTTTTTCCCCCTGGCCATTCTGTTTTCAGTCATGGGCCTGATCGGAACGCTGCCCATGTTCCAGGCCAACCAGCTCACTGCTCTCATCCGTCAGAACGTTGAAATTGGCGGCGACCCATTAACCGTCAATCTCGCCATAGGCTGTGTAATGGCGGTCATTGTAGGCATTGTCGTATTCGGCGGCCTGCAGCGAGTCGCGCGGGTGGCGGTGGCGCTGCTCCCGCTGATGGTTGTGATCTACCTGAGCATGACAGGCTTTATGATTCTGACCAATATCGAGGAGGTCCCGGGTATTCTCGGCATGATCGTCACGGAAGCTTTCAACCCCCAGGCGGTGGGCGGCGGTTTTCTCGGCGTGGTACTGATAGGCGTAAGCCGCGGTGTATTCTCGAATGAAGCGGGCCTGGGCACCGAAGTCATGGCTCACGGGGCGGCGCGCACCAACGAACCTGTGCGCGAAGGGCTGGTCGCCATGCTCGGGCCGGTGGCAGACACGCTGATCGTTTGCACCTGTACCGCCATCGTGATTCTTCTAGCAGGAAACTGGCAAAACCCTGGCGAACTCTCCGGCGTCACACTCACCGCCAATGCATTTGCTTCTCAGCTGGGCAGTTTTGGCATGATTGCCCTGACGATCGTTACCCTGATCCTGAGCAGCACCACAATGTTCGCCTGCTGGTACTATGGAGCCAAGTGTTTTGGCTTTCTGGCGGGCGCTCACATCCAGCATCACTACCGCTGGTTCTTCCTCGCGACCATCGTGTTTGGCGCCACCGTAAATATCGATGTGGTGTTTAACCTGATCTCGGGGTCCTACGCCATCATGGCGATACCGACCATGGTCTCCACAATTTATCTGGCACCGAAAGTGAAGGCTGCTGCGATCGATTATTTCCACCGCCACCCCTACTGA
- a CDS encoding pyridoxal-phosphate dependent enzyme, translating into MTNLNAPQFTDIEAAMLRIADGVHETPVMQSRLLNKHTGSHVFFKCEHLQRVGAFKARGALNAVLSLSDDEAANGVATHSSGNHGAALAMAAAQRGIPAHIVMPSNAPDVKKEAVAAYGGLIIECEPTQQARAAGLEQVLAGTGAHAVHPFLDSRVIAGQGTVALELLKQVPDLDVIAVPVGGGGLLSGTAIAAKHINPKIEVIAVEPEGADDAFRSFGLGELQGNSRVDTIADGLRTSLGELNFEIIRKHVDTIVAVPDALIVEAMELIWTRMKQVVEPSGAVSFAGLLEHPERFRGRRTGVVITGGNVDLGALPF; encoded by the coding sequence GTGACCAATCTCAACGCTCCACAATTTACCGATATTGAAGCCGCCATGCTGAGGATCGCCGATGGTGTGCATGAAACACCGGTAATGCAGAGCCGGCTGCTTAACAAGCACACAGGCTCACATGTTTTCTTCAAGTGTGAACACCTGCAGCGGGTTGGTGCGTTCAAGGCTCGTGGTGCATTGAATGCGGTGCTGTCTCTCTCCGACGATGAGGCGGCAAATGGAGTGGCGACGCATTCCTCGGGCAACCACGGCGCTGCTCTGGCGATGGCTGCCGCGCAGCGCGGTATCCCGGCGCATATCGTTATGCCTTCCAACGCGCCCGATGTTAAGAAAGAGGCGGTTGCCGCATACGGCGGCTTGATCATCGAATGTGAGCCCACTCAACAAGCGCGAGCTGCTGGTCTGGAGCAGGTTCTCGCCGGGACCGGTGCGCACGCTGTGCATCCTTTTCTCGATAGCAGGGTCATCGCTGGCCAGGGCACGGTTGCGCTGGAATTGCTCAAACAGGTCCCCGACCTCGATGTGATCGCCGTGCCCGTTGGCGGCGGTGGTTTGCTCTCCGGTACCGCGATAGCGGCCAAGCACATCAACCCGAAAATTGAAGTGATAGCGGTCGAGCCGGAAGGCGCAGACGATGCTTTCCGCTCTTTCGGCCTCGGTGAGCTGCAAGGTAATTCCCGGGTAGACACCATTGCCGACGGCCTGCGCACCAGCCTGGGTGAGCTGAATTTCGAGATCATCCGTAAACATGTAGACACTATTGTGGCAGTGCCGGACGCGCTGATTGTGGAGGCTATGGAACTTATCTGGACGCGAATGAAGCAGGTGGTAGAGCCCTCTGGCGCGGTGAGCTTTGCCGGGCTTCTGGAGCACCCGGAGCGCTTCCGCGGTCGCAGGACAGGTGTCGTTATCACTGGCGGTAATGTCGACCTGGGTGCTCTGCCCTTCTAG
- a CDS encoding DUF6279 family lipoprotein, which translates to MTISRRLLLLPCLLILLQACSSTTLVYNRLDFLIPWYIGKYVDLTRPQKTLLKQELTPFLQWHRSDELPTYVAILDTLEQNLDAEMTPQQVSAIATDFESAWLRVEARGLEWMLVLGEALSDEQMAEFVTSLKEKQVEYEEEYLPRSDAEFHEEAYENLLDSAQDYMGRLDGDQRAILEQAAADMQRSDSYWLQERALWLERLEAMLQREEGWQQALRDSLANRDDTASPEYLAVYEHNGQVIYSALAELANTRTAKQDKRLRRKLSGFREDLETLIEQG; encoded by the coding sequence GTGACTATTTCCCGCCGCCTTCTGTTGTTGCCCTGCCTGCTGATACTGTTGCAGGCGTGCAGCAGTACCACGTTGGTTTACAACCGCCTAGATTTTCTAATTCCCTGGTATATCGGCAAGTATGTGGACCTCACCCGGCCGCAGAAAACCCTGCTAAAGCAGGAGTTGACACCCTTTCTGCAATGGCACCGCAGCGACGAGTTGCCCACCTATGTAGCGATACTCGATACCCTGGAGCAGAATCTTGATGCTGAGATGACGCCACAGCAGGTGAGCGCAATAGCGACGGATTTTGAGTCGGCCTGGTTGAGGGTGGAGGCGCGAGGTCTTGAGTGGATGCTGGTTCTGGGAGAGGCCTTGAGCGATGAGCAGATGGCGGAGTTTGTCACCTCGCTGAAAGAGAAACAGGTGGAGTACGAGGAGGAGTATCTGCCTCGCAGCGACGCTGAGTTTCATGAAGAGGCATACGAGAACCTCCTCGACTCTGCCCAGGATTATATGGGGCGGTTGGATGGGGATCAGCGCGCTATTCTCGAACAGGCCGCCGCGGACATGCAGCGTTCAGATAGTTACTGGTTGCAGGAGCGCGCCTTGTGGCTGGAGCGGTTGGAAGCAATGTTGCAGCGTGAGGAAGGATGGCAGCAGGCACTGCGGGACTCGCTCGCGAATCGAGACGATACAGCGTCGCCCGAATACCTGGCCGTGTACGAGCACAATGGCCAGGTAATCTACAGCGCGCTGGCCGAACTGGCGAATACCCGAACGGCCAAACAGGACAAGAGGCTGCGGCGCAAGCTCAGCGGCTTCCGCGAGGATCTTGAAACCTTAATCGAGCAGGGATAG
- the ilvD gene encoding dihydroxy-acid dehydratase — MPELRSKTSTGGRNMAGARALWRATGMKDGDFEKPIIAVVNSFTQFVPGHVHLKDMGQLVAREIEAAGGVAKEFNTIAVDDGIAMGHDGMLYSLPSRDLIADSVEYMVNAHCADAMVCISNCDKITPGMLNAAMRLNIPVVFVSGGPMEAGKTKLSEHKLDLVDAMVIAVDDSADDETVAEYERSACPTCGSCSGMFTANSMNCLTEALGLSLPGNGSTLATHADREQLFLRAGRMAVDLCNRYYQQEDASVLPRAIGNFEAFENAMMLDIAMGGSTNTILHLLAAAQEAELDFTMKDIDRLSRKIPQLCKVAPNTPEYHMEDVHRAGGVMGILGELDRAGLLHTHCPTVHSKTMGEALDKWDIVRTDDAAVRKFFSAGPAGIPTQTAFSQETRWPSLDDDREGGCIRSIENAFSLEGGLAVLTGNIAEDGCVVKTSGVDDSILVFSGPAHVCESQEQAVKDILEERVKAGNVVIVRYEGPRGGPGMQEMLYPTSYIKSKGLGKACALLTDGRFSGGTSGLSIGHASPEAAAGGAIGLVENGDIIEINIPERTINVKLSDEALAERRAQMDARGDKAWQPVEARPRAVSAALKVYAKMATSADKGAVRDLSLLD, encoded by the coding sequence ATGCCAGAACTTCGCTCCAAGACCTCCACCGGCGGCCGCAATATGGCCGGCGCCCGCGCCCTGTGGCGCGCCACCGGTATGAAAGACGGTGACTTCGAGAAGCCAATCATTGCGGTCGTTAACTCCTTCACGCAGTTCGTACCTGGCCACGTCCATCTGAAAGACATGGGACAGCTGGTTGCCCGCGAGATCGAGGCTGCCGGCGGCGTAGCCAAGGAGTTCAACACCATCGCCGTGGACGACGGCATCGCCATGGGCCACGACGGGATGCTCTACAGCCTCCCGTCCCGCGACCTGATCGCTGACTCGGTGGAATACATGGTCAACGCCCACTGCGCCGACGCCATGGTGTGCATTTCCAACTGCGACAAGATCACCCCGGGAATGCTCAATGCCGCCATGCGCCTGAACATCCCGGTGGTGTTTGTGTCCGGTGGCCCGATGGAAGCGGGCAAGACCAAACTATCTGAACACAAGCTGGACCTCGTCGACGCCATGGTTATCGCAGTGGACGACTCAGCCGATGACGAGACCGTCGCTGAGTACGAACGGTCGGCCTGCCCCACCTGCGGCTCCTGCTCAGGCATGTTCACCGCCAATTCCATGAACTGCCTGACCGAAGCCCTGGGCCTGTCACTTCCGGGTAACGGCTCGACCCTCGCCACACACGCTGACCGCGAGCAACTGTTCCTGCGCGCAGGCCGCATGGCGGTCGATCTGTGCAATCGCTACTACCAGCAAGAAGACGCGTCGGTCCTGCCACGAGCCATCGGCAACTTTGAAGCGTTTGAGAATGCCATGATGCTGGATATCGCCATGGGCGGTTCCACCAACACCATCCTGCACCTGCTGGCCGCCGCCCAGGAAGCGGAGCTGGACTTCACCATGAAGGATATCGATCGCCTTTCGCGCAAGATTCCGCAGCTGTGCAAGGTAGCACCCAACACCCCCGAATATCACATGGAAGATGTGCACAGGGCTGGCGGGGTCATGGGTATTCTGGGCGAACTCGATCGCGCCGGCCTGCTCCACACTCACTGCCCCACCGTGCACAGCAAAACCATGGGCGAGGCTCTGGACAAGTGGGACATCGTTCGCACCGACGATGCAGCGGTGCGCAAGTTTTTCTCCGCCGGCCCGGCTGGCATTCCAACCCAGACAGCCTTCAGCCAGGAGACTCGCTGGCCATCACTGGACGACGATCGCGAAGGGGGCTGCATCCGCTCGATCGAAAATGCATTCTCACTGGAAGGCGGCCTGGCTGTCCTGACCGGCAACATCGCTGAAGACGGCTGCGTCGTGAAAACCTCCGGGGTGGACGACTCCATTTTGGTGTTCTCCGGACCAGCCCACGTGTGCGAGAGCCAGGAACAGGCCGTGAAGGATATCCTCGAAGAACGGGTTAAAGCCGGCAACGTGGTCATCGTGCGTTACGAAGGCCCGCGCGGTGGACCCGGCATGCAGGAAATGCTCTACCCCACCAGCTACATCAAGTCCAAAGGCCTGGGCAAAGCCTGCGCACTGCTCACCGACGGTCGATTCTCCGGCGGCACCTCCGGACTGTCAATCGGCCACGCCTCACCGGAAGCGGCTGCCGGCGGCGCCATCGGTCTGGTGGAGAACGGCGATATCATTGAGATCAACATCCCCGAGCGGACGATCAACGTAAAGCTCAGTGATGAAGCGTTGGCAGAGCGCCGTGCGCAAATGGATGCCAGGGGCGACAAGGCCTGGCAGCCTGTCGAAGCCCGACCCCGCGCTGTCAGTGCAGCACTCAAGGTCTACGCCAAAATGGCAACCAGCGCAGACAAAGGAGCCGTAAGGGATCTATCCCTGCTCGATTAA
- a CDS encoding porin produces MLCINQNIGSLSALLLFAAPLCVTAEESAEHWLDRTTLYASDDGWFQQLDLSGRLQLDASYTHADEGDYDDVDFRRFRFGFKAALAGDWVAQLEGDFDLNFDGDQFYKRLTDAYVGWQPEGGPDVRLLKHSAGFTLDGATSSKKLLTTERSNLSNNFWFNAEYFTGVSAKGTAGNAWDYRVGFFSSDGNDEFSEFNASFFTLTSLGYNWAQQLQMDQASVRVDYVYNDRDPAANTADLSHVVSISSKWEGGRWGLWTDLAFAEGYFDQPDIWGMTLMPFYQLGENLQLVSRATYLDSDGPNGIGLGNYEKQVVTGRGDLYKEIHAGINWFFYGHKLKWQTGLQWAELDDVGADGGRYAGWTVVTALRVYW; encoded by the coding sequence ATGTTGTGCATAAACCAAAATATAGGCTCGCTGAGCGCACTGCTGTTATTTGCGGCCCCTCTCTGCGTCACGGCCGAGGAAAGCGCCGAACACTGGCTGGACCGGACGACTCTCTACGCCTCAGACGACGGATGGTTCCAACAACTCGACCTCAGTGGCCGACTGCAACTGGACGCTAGCTACACCCATGCTGACGAGGGCGACTACGATGATGTCGATTTTCGCCGCTTCCGCTTTGGCTTTAAGGCGGCATTGGCGGGCGACTGGGTGGCTCAACTGGAGGGCGATTTCGACCTCAACTTCGATGGCGACCAATTTTACAAACGGCTCACTGATGCTTATGTCGGCTGGCAACCCGAGGGCGGCCCTGATGTACGCCTCCTGAAACACTCCGCAGGCTTTACTCTCGATGGCGCCACGTCATCCAAGAAACTGCTGACCACAGAGCGCAGTAATCTTTCCAATAATTTCTGGTTCAATGCGGAATACTTTACCGGGGTCAGCGCGAAAGGAACGGCAGGAAACGCGTGGGATTATCGGGTAGGTTTTTTTTCCAGCGACGGCAACGATGAATTCAGCGAATTCAATGCCAGCTTCTTTACCCTGACTTCGCTGGGTTACAACTGGGCACAACAACTTCAGATGGATCAGGCCAGCGTGCGGGTGGACTACGTTTACAACGATCGCGATCCAGCGGCCAATACTGCTGATCTTTCGCACGTCGTTTCGATCTCCTCCAAATGGGAAGGCGGCAGGTGGGGCCTGTGGACCGATCTCGCTTTTGCCGAGGGTTACTTCGATCAACCCGATATCTGGGGCATGACCCTGATGCCTTTCTACCAGCTTGGCGAAAATCTGCAGCTGGTTTCCCGCGCGACGTATCTCGACAGTGACGGCCCCAACGGTATTGGCCTGGGCAACTACGAGAAGCAGGTCGTGACCGGCCGAGGTGACCTCTACAAGGAAATCCACGCAGGCATAAACTGGTTTTTCTACGGTCACAAACTGAAATGGCAAACGGGTTTGCAATGGGCCGAACTCGACGACGTAGGAGCAGACGGTGGGCGCTACGCCGGCTGGACTGTGGTCACGGCCTTGCGAGTCTACTGGTAG
- the argA gene encoding amino-acid N-acetyltransferase: MTTSGRAHIRWFRNTAPYINTHRGKTFVLMLGGEVALHDNFPNIIHDIALLKSLGVNLVLIHGARPQIASRLKSAGIESVIHKDIRVTDTESLEHVKDAAGSLRAQFEALLSMGLPNSPMQGARIRVCSGNFVTARPMGVVDGVDFQHTGRVRRVDVDGIHSQLRDGSIVLLSPLGYSPTGEIFSLALEDIAVNCAAAIGADKLILFGAEAGVTNAAGELLQQLAVSQIEDLEVDKPEQRTLLHTAQHACKQGVPRCQIISYQDDCALLEELFTHDGSGTLVANLDYEQSRRADIEDVGGILELIEPLEQQGILLKRSRELLEQEIQRFRLLVRDGRIIACAALYPFPEDSCGEIACVVTHPDYRGGQRGQRLLLELEKEARSQGLTSVFVLSTQTAHWFLEQGFAEHSRDELPGQRQALYNLQRNSKVFFKDL; this comes from the coding sequence GTGACCACGTCGGGCCGGGCCCATATCCGCTGGTTCAGGAACACCGCACCCTATATCAATACGCACCGGGGCAAGACCTTCGTGCTGATGCTGGGGGGCGAAGTCGCGCTGCACGACAATTTCCCCAATATCATCCACGACATCGCCCTGCTTAAAAGCCTTGGGGTCAACCTGGTACTGATCCACGGCGCACGGCCGCAAATTGCTTCGCGACTCAAATCCGCCGGCATTGAAAGTGTGATTCACAAGGACATACGCGTCACCGATACTGAGTCGCTGGAGCATGTAAAGGATGCGGCCGGCTCGTTGCGAGCACAATTCGAGGCGCTGCTGTCGATGGGGCTGCCCAATTCCCCCATGCAGGGAGCGCGCATCCGGGTCTGTTCGGGCAACTTCGTGACTGCACGGCCCATGGGGGTCGTCGACGGCGTGGATTTTCAGCACACAGGCCGCGTGCGACGCGTCGATGTCGACGGTATTCACAGCCAGTTGCGCGATGGCTCCATCGTGCTGCTGTCGCCCCTGGGATACTCGCCGACCGGAGAGATCTTCAGCCTGGCGCTGGAAGATATCGCGGTAAACTGCGCAGCTGCTATCGGCGCTGACAAACTGATCCTGTTCGGCGCTGAAGCCGGCGTCACCAATGCCGCAGGAGAACTACTACAGCAGCTGGCGGTGAGTCAGATTGAAGATCTGGAAGTCGACAAGCCGGAACAGCGCACCCTGCTCCACACAGCCCAACACGCCTGCAAGCAGGGTGTGCCGCGCTGCCAGATCATCAGCTACCAGGATGACTGCGCCCTGCTGGAGGAACTGTTCACCCACGATGGTAGTGGCACCCTTGTTGCCAATCTCGATTACGAACAGTCGCGTCGCGCCGATATCGAAGATGTCGGCGGTATCCTCGAGCTCATTGAACCACTGGAACAACAGGGCATCCTGCTAAAACGTTCCCGCGAATTGCTCGAGCAAGAGATCCAACGTTTCCGGCTACTGGTCAGGGATGGGCGCATTATCGCCTGTGCAGCGCTCTATCCATTCCCCGAGGATAGTTGCGGTGAGATTGCCTGCGTTGTTACCCACCCGGACTACCGCGGAGGCCAGCGCGGGCAACGCCTGCTGCTGGAACTGGAAAAAGAAGCGCGCAGCCAGGGCCTGACGAGCGTCTTCGTTCTCAGCACCCAGACCGCGCACTGGTTTCTCGAGCAGGGCTTCGCGGAACACTCCAGAGACGAATTGCCAGGCCAGCGGCAAGCGCTGTACAACCTGCAGCGAAACTCCAAGGTGTTTTTCAAAGACCTGTAG